A single Bufo bufo chromosome 6, aBufBuf1.1, whole genome shotgun sequence DNA region contains:
- the LOC121005820 gene encoding zinc-binding protein A33-like, producing MTDPITVLQDPKCQNNWGQEDDDDLCDQKVEDTSGLDEDLIKKSIHQQVSNVTSHVNPWLFLLDPVDLSLDVNMAANNLCTSENLKTASLTYEDEEVPDCPERFPENEVLSTQSFSSGQHYWEVDTSDLGTWRFGVTYPYENGVYGASWTFQRKSNQCLAVHESNVVYLSCNSCCRKFGVYLAYEAGQLSIYQLGVPVRHLHTFTATFTKPLYAFPLVR from the coding sequence ATGACTGATCCCATAACTGTCTTGcaagacccaaaatgtcaaaacaaTTGGGGTCAAGAGGATGATGACGATCTTTGTGATCAGAAGGTTGAAGATACAAGTGGCCTAGATGAGGACCTGATCAAGAAGTCCATACATCAACAAGTATCTAATGTGACATCCCATGTCAATCCCTGgctgtttttgctggaccctgtggACCTCTCGCTGGATGTTAATATGGCTGCTAATAATCTATGTACATCAGAAAACTTGAAGACGGCATCATTGACTTATGAAGACGAAGAAGTTCCAGATTGCCCAGAGAGGTTTCCTGAAAATGAGGTTTTAAGTACTCAGAGTTTTTCATCTGGCCAACATTACTGGGAGGTGGACACCAGTGATCTGGGGACCTGGAGGTTTGGTGTGACCTACCCTTATGAAAATGGTGTCTATGGGGCCTCCTGGACTTTTCAGAGGAAATCTAACCAGTGTTTAGCTGTTCATGAGAGTAACGTTGTCTATTTGTCCTGTAATTCATGTTGTCGGAAGTTTGGGGTGTATCTGGCTTACGAGGCTGGGCAGCTGTCCATTTACCAGCTGGGTGTCCCTGTTAGACACCTGCACACTTTCACTGCCACCTTCACTAAGCCCCTTTATGCTTTTCCTTTGGTCAGATAG